A single Botrytis cinerea B05.10 chromosome 1, complete sequence DNA region contains:
- the Bcphd1 gene encoding Bcphd1, with product MATAETKKTAIVVGAGVGGIATAARLAKAGFSVTVLEKNSFTGGRCSLIHHDGYRFDQGPSLLLLPKMFKETFHDLDTSLEDEGVELLKCEPNYNLWFGDGEKFELSTDASVMKREIEKWEGKDGFERYLQWLGEAHRHYELSVREVLHKNFTSIFNMLRPSFLLNVFALHPFESIYSRASKYFWTERLRRVFTFGSMYMGMSPFDAPGTYSLLQYTELAEGIWYPVGGFHAVVEALVRICERLCVDIQLNSPVDSVLTSHDGKTTAGVLLSSGKKLNADLVVINADLVYAYNNLFPTSKSTSYAKSLQKRTGSCSSVSFYWALSKQVPQLDTHNIFLADEYRESFDSIFDRQSIPEEPSFYVNVPSRIDPTAAPTGKDSIVVLVPVGHLLNSATSNRPQGDSSATSGTGIPKEQDWESIVKSTRRRILQTIESRTKCEPIESLIVHEELNTPTSWESRFNLDKGSILGLSHSFFNVLAFRPKTKHPEIKGVYFVGASTHPGTGVPIVLGGAKITSTQILDDLRVECPWKDKSNVVSDEGVIQGKGTKNLDIIVRQGTISSNSGVFILALIVLIFTTGYINGNLGISWDGETKRTWESEKAL from the exons ATGGCGACCGCAGAAACGAAAAAAACTGCCATTGTAGTGG GTGCGGGGGTCGGTGGCATTGCAACGGCAGCACGATTGGCAAAAGCAGGCTTCTCTGTCACAGTACTTGAAAAGAACAGCTTTACGGGCGGTCGATGCAGTTTAATTCATCATGATGGATATCGATTCGATCAAGGGCCTTCCCTTTTACTTCTACCCAAGATGTTCAAAGAAACATTCCATGATCTCGACACTTCACTCGAAGACGAAGGGGTGGAGCTACTCAAATGCGAGCCTAATTACAATTTgtggtttggagatggagagaagttTGAACTTAGTACGGATGCGAGTGTAATGAAAcgagagattgagaaatgggaaggaaaggatggGTTTGAAAGATACTTGCAATGGCTTGGAGAAGCTCATCGACACTACGAATTGAGTGTGCGAGAGGTTTTGCATAAGAACTTCACATCGATATTCAACATGCTACGGCCTAGTTTTCTTCTCAACGTTTTTGCTCTTCATCCTTTCGAAAGTATATATTCTCGAGCTTCCAAATACTTTTGGACAGAGAGGTTAAGGCGAGTTTTTACCTTCGGGAGTATGTATATGGGGATGTCTCCATTCGATGCTCCTGGCacatattctcttcttcaatatacGGAGCTCGCTGAAGGCATCTGGTACCCGGTGGGTGGATTTCATGCTGTCGTTGAGGCTCTCGTCCGCATATGCGAGAGATTATGTGTCGATATACAACTCAATTCACCAGTCGATTCGGTATTAACGTCCCACGACGGCAAGACTACAGCAGGAGTTCTTTTATCTTCCGGCAAAAAGCTTAACGCAGATCTCGTCGTTATTAATGCTGATCTCGTCTATGCCTACAATAATCTATTCCCGACGTCCAAGTCCACGTCGTACGCAAAATCCTTACAGAAACGAACGGGCTCTTGCAGCTCCGTTTCTTTCTACTGGGCTCTCTCCAAGCAAGTTCCACAACTTGATACACACAACATATTTCTCGCAGATGAATATCGCGAATCGTTCGACTCTATCTTTGATAGGCAGTCCATTCCTGAAGAGCCTTCGTTCTATGTGAACGTACCCTCGAGAATTGATCCCACTGCCGCCCCAACAGGTAAAGATTCCATTGTAGTTCTCGTTCCTGTTGGTCATCTTCTCAATTCAGCTACGTCCAATCGTCCTCAGGGCGATAGCTCTGCCACGTCTGGTACTGGTATTCCAAAAGAACAAGACTGGGAGTCTATCGTAAAGTCTACTCGCCGAAGAATACTGCAAACGATAGAATCACGAACGAAATGTGAGCCGATTGAATCATTGATTGTTCATGAAGAACTAAATACGCCTACATCATGGGAATCACGATTTAATCTAGATAAAGGATCCATTCTCGggctttctcattctttctttaatgTCCTCGCATTTCGACCCAAGACCAAACATCCCGAGATCAAGGGTGTGTATTTCGTAGGTGCATCCACGCATCCAGGAACCGGTGTACCTATCGTTCTGGGCGGTGCAAAGATTACAAGTACACAAATCCTGGACGACTTGAGGGTGGAGTGCCCATGGAAAGATAAAAGCAATGTGGTTTCCGATGAGGGGGTGATACAAGGGAAAGGGACAAAAAATCTGGATATAATTGTTAGACAAGGAACGATATCAAGTAATTCTGGGGTTTTCATCTTGGCTTTAATAGTGTTGATATTTACGACGGGGTACATTAATGGTAATTTGGGAATTTCGTGGGATGGAGAGACGAAGAGAACATGGGAAAGTGAAAAAGCGTTGTAA
- the Bcphs1 gene encoding Bcphs1, with protein sequence MGFEYALVHLKYNIPPAIVLTFIYRPFVRRIDVYKILFLIAIAVVSTIPWDSYLIKRKIWTYPPNVIIGPKLFLIPAEELFFFVIQTYNTSLLYLLLSKPVFHSAYLGGWECPGEKKQKAWGSLVPPVSLKSARSLGQLILGSLILTGGFLIVQNARGTYLGLILAWAGPFALLLWSLSHEFLMRLPYTATLLPIAASTLYLWIVDTLALKRGTWSIETGTKLGLHLWDGLEIEEAVFFLATNILIVFGLVAFDHALAILFTFPDLFPTVPECPSPKMLVCALLTDTCKYDNLRIAGIQEAVELLRQKSRSFYLASSVFHGRLRIDLILLYSFCRVADDLVDDANTDSEAREWIAKLTHYLDLVYASKETANVAASCRSDVDKYIQNSFPPSLYRTLRLLPTHILSPRPLYELLEGFKTDLEFHQANRYKNTGEFPIRDEHNLTIYSRRVAGTVAEMCLELAFYHTSAVVLSHRRDELIRAGARMGIALQYINICRDVATDAAIGRVYLPSSWLEEEGLQPQHIVENPTGPIIDKLRGRLLNKGFAIYQEARPAIEQVPEDARVSMRVAVESYVEIGRVLKENEYKVAQGRATVPKLRRIGVAWKALRQG encoded by the exons ATGGGCTTCGAATATGCCTTAGT CCATCTCAAATATAACATCCCGCCAGCCATCGTCTTAACATTCATTTACCGGCCTTTCGTTCGGCGGATAGATGTATATAAGATTCTATTCCTCATAGCTATTGCTGTCGTTTCAACCATTCCTTGGGATTCATATCTCATCAAGCGGAAAATATGGACATATCCACCTAATGTGATCATTGGTCCTAAACTATTTCTGATTCCCGCTGAAGAACTATTTTTCTTTGTGATACAGACATACAATACGAGTCTTCTATATTTGCTCTTAAGCAAACCCGTTTTTCATTCGGCCTACCTTGGCGGCTGGGAGTGTCCGGGtgaaaagaaacagaaagCTTGGGGTTCGCTGGTTCCGCCGGTTTCTTTAAAATCTGCGCGAAGTTTAGGGCAACTAATCCTTGGATCTCTGATTCTAACGGGAGGCTTCCTCATCGTGCAAAATGCTAGAGGAACGTATTTAGGATTGATTCTGGCTTGGGCAGGACCATTTGCCCTACTACTGTGGAGTCTCTCTCACGAATTCTTGATGAGACTTCCATACACAGCCACTCTATTGCCAATTGCTGCATCCACTTTATATTTATGGATAGTTGACACATTGGCATTGAAAAGAGGCACGTGGAGCATCGAAACAGGGACAAAATTAGGTCTGCACTTATGGGATGGACTTGAAATAGAAGAAGCTGTGTTTTTTCTTGCAACCAACATACTTATTGTGTTCGGTCTTGTTGCTTTCGATCATGCATTGGCTATTTTGTTTACCTTTCCTGACTTGTTTCCAACTGTTCCCGAATGTCCCTCTCCCAAAATGCTGGTGTGTGCACTTTTAACAGACACATGCAAGTACGATAACCTTCGCATTGCAGGTATTCAAGAGGCTGTCGAGCTATTGAGACAAAAGAGCAGAAGTTTCTATCTGGCAAGCTCCGTCTTTCACGGCCGCCTACGAATTGACTTGATCCTGTT ATACTCTTTTTGTAGAGTTGCTGATGATCTTGTTGATGATGCAAACACTGATTCTGAGGCTCGCGAATGGATCGCCAAACTCACCCACTACCTTGACCTAGTGTATGCATCAAAAGAAACGGCCAATGTGGCTGCTTCGTGCCGTTCTGACGTTGATAAATACATCCAAAATAGCTTTCCACCATCTTTATATCGGACGCTTCGCCTTCTACCAACCCACATTTTGTCGCCTAGGCCATTATACGAGTTACTGGAAGGATTCAAGACAGATTTAGAATTTCATCAAGCAAATCGTTACAAAAATACTGGTGAATTCCCCATCAGAGATGAGCACAATCTTACGATATATAGCAGAAGAGTTGCTGGGACAGTAGCTGAAATGTGCTTGGAACTAGCTTTCTATCATACTTCAGCTGTTGTCTTGTCGCACCGACGTGACGAGTTGATTCGTGCCGGGGCTCGCATGGGAATAGCTCTACAGTATATTAACATCTGTAGAGATGTAGCAACGGATGCCGCAATCGGAAGAGTCTACCTTCCATCTTCTTGGCTCGAGGAGGAAGGCTTGCAACCTCAGCATATTGTGGAAAACCCTACCGGGCCAATCATTGACAAACTGAGAGGAAGATTGTTAAACAAGGGGTTTGCCATCTACCAGGAGGCTCGCCCTGCTATTGAACAAGTTCCAGAAGATGCTAGGGTATCAATGAGAGTTGCTGTTGAAAGTTACGTTGAGATAGGAAGGGTCCTCAAGGAAAATGAATACAAAGTTGCCCAAGGTCGCGCAACAGTACCCAAACTGAGGCGTATCGGAGTTGCTTGGAAGGCGTTGAGGCAAGGCTGA